The following are encoded in a window of Penicillium oxalicum strain HP7-1 chromosome II, whole genome shotgun sequence genomic DNA:
- a CDS encoding N-acetyl-6-hydroxytryptophan oxidase ivoB produces the protein MAPTERIHYTEAVKCLIDLPAKLTAVGSYPGVRRRFDDFVATHINYTLHTHYSGLLLPWHRHFLWLFERALQNECHYRGHLPYWNWPLWAGRLHESPLFDGSNTSLSGDGAYNPDEEDISGGGLTFSRGSGGGCVQHGPFKDMIINLGPFPRSLLSLSQIPAPRFDFNPRCLNRSLNNFISSQFTSDLHVSRLLATTNIADFQMTMDHWPATPNGVLGLHGGGHFSLGSTMQDLFSSPQDPAFMLHHAMIDRLWARWQAEDEARRRYAIHGTNRILNPSWAEPVTLMMEMEFGILDEKKRVGEVMSPLRGGFCYGYT, from the exons ATGGCTCCGACGGAGAGAATCCATTACACAGAAGCTGTCAAATGTCTAATCGATCTCCCTGCCAAGTTGACCGCAGTGGGCAGCTACCCTGGTGTTCGAAGGCGATTCGACGATTTTGTCGC AACGCATATCAATTACACTCTCCACACCCATTATAGCGGACTCCTTCTCCCATGGCACAGACACTTCCTTTGGCTGTTTGAACGCGCTCTTCAAAATGAATGCCACTATCGAGGACATCTTCC CTATTGGAATTGGCCTCTCTGGGCAGGAAGACTGCACGAAAGCCCTCTCTTCGACGGCAGCAACACCTCGCTCTCCGGCGACGGGGCATACAACCCTGACGAAGAAGACATCTCCGGCGGAGGATTGACCTTCTCCCGCGGCTCAGGAGGCGGATGTGTCCAACACGGTCCATTCAAGGACATGATCATCAATCTGGGCCCTTTTCCCCGATCCCTCCTCTCGCTGAGCCAAATCCCCGCCCCTCGGTTTGACTTCAACCCCAGATGCCTCAACCGAAGCCTCAACAACTTCATCTCGTCTCAATTTACCAGCGACCTCCACGTCTCCCGTCTCCTGGCTACCACGAACATTGCCGATTTCCAAATGACGATGGATCATTGGCCCGCCACGCCCAATGGAGTGCTCGGTCTCCATGGCGGCGGACATTTCAGTCTCGGATCGACCATGCAAGATCTATTCTCTTCACCGCAGGATCCGGCGTTTATGCTTCACCATGCGATGATTGATCGACTGTGGGCCAGGTGGCaggccgaggacgaggcaCGTCGGCGGTATGCGATTCACGGGACGAATCGAATCTTGAACCCGTCGTGGGCGGAGCCCGTCACGCTtatgatggagatggaatttGGAATcctggatgagaagaagcggGTGGGAGAGGTGATGAGTCCGCTGAGGGGAGGGTTTTGTTACGGCTATACTTGA
- a CDS encoding DNA polymerase alpha-associated DNA helicase A: protein MRTSRASQDTAKVLQALSAPTRRQTRSSALATGALSSFVYNGDATVKTEQLETIATTATPRSDDESSLSSVHTADIEDIADDFAPPSKRRKPNAAPYVSSASNRTPRKVIVKKEKVDEQSTSTSTSASTSLSTSRRKSRAMVKKEEPEEESAAPSKTRRMPARKTRDADGEIVVEPPSNWEKIYNIVKKMREDNPTAPVDTMGCSDLYWRASSPRDRRFQTLIALMLSSQTKDTVTAVAMQRLHTELCNEQQPDRIKTVKKEESESPTRVKIKPDPDNSSTVLSVPEKDSDLNLENILAVSPTHLNSLIDKVGFHNNKTKYIKAAALILRDEYNGDIPSTPEGLMRLPGVGPKMAYLCMSAAWGKHEGIGVDVHVHRITNLWGWHKTKTPEETRIALQSWLPKEKWHEINKLLVGLGQTACQPVKRRCGECYLAGTRLCKSEIKGLSPVKQEVGLKLIATSIKVFHLPDKSSSIHHHWNRCGPPPILGFPAAGIDRPTFYPRARASFQQIPFIQLHILYFPPHNTTRPLKNAPLYIPTTINPQIDHLLSDASRPFENPAPHGPRSNPHFHLRIRRDPAPALAPRARSRSRILFARIHRGVCVPSTRRTLQATGYALTGLVLSSCRTGLGGRAVGEFTPDPAIASTGGKTSDGGGGDSRTSDGQPRLGSHGIRVGDVVRVNDVSGGSAKKAGKDKEKGKDGEKGGPEGVVTRVSDKAIWIAFGQRGGGGRSKEEDEAIEELWGKKLWAIKLANDVTYRRMRQTMDKMVKMTEADHSHFMRVAFGHTTPLQPDYESVGEVEFTDSSLNDSQKDAIRFALAAKDIALIHGPPGTGKTHTLIELIMQMIQRKKRILVCGPSNISVDNIVERLAPRKVPVVRIGHPARLLPSVMEHSLEVLTQTSDAASIVKDVRKEMDEKQSSIRKTRTGRERRAIYDDLKLLRKEYRERESKCVENLVRESSVVVATLHGAGGHQLKNQKFDVVIIDEASQALEAQCWISLLSADKVVLAGDHLQLPPTVKSAKVNAREQDNKALGKGDPANVDHKEILRGASLERTLFDRLLALHGPGIKRMLTTQYRMHEMIMRFPSDELYEAKLIAADAVKDRLLADLPYEIQDTDDTQEPLVFWDTQGGDFPEKTEDSDVGKKEALLGDSKSNEMEALVVARHVDTLITAGVRAEDIAVITPYNGQLALLSQMLREKYPGLELGSVDGFQGREKEAVVVSLVRSNPEHEVGFLGEKRRLNGESMRCWGTPSLCCDLSFLLAAATYFGQSRFEIDEHG from the exons ATGCGTACCTCTCGAGCCTCGCAGGATACGGCCAAGGTTCTGCAGGCCTTGTCAGCTCCTACTCGACGCCAGACGCGAAGCTCCGCTCTCGCCACGGGCGCTCTGAGCAGCTTCGTCTACAATGGAGACGCCACTGTCAAGACGGAGCAGCTGGAAACGATAGCGACGACCGCGACTCCGCGTAGTGACGATGAGTCGTCCCTTTCATCTGTACACACCGCCGATATTGAAGACATCGCGGACGATTTCGCACCTCCTTCCAAGCGGCGCAAACCCAATGCCGCTCCTTATGTCTCGTCAGCCTCGAACCGCACGCCTCGCAAGGTGAttgtgaagaaagaaaaggtcgaCGAACAATCCACATCCACGTCCACGTCCGCGTCCACGTCACTTTCCACATCTCGACGCAAGTCAAGGGCGATGGTGAAAAAGGAGgagcccgaggaggaatCTGCGGCCCCGTCCAAGACTCGGCGTATGCCGGCTCGAAAGACCCGAGATGCAGATGGAGAAATCGTGGTTGAGCCGCCTTCGAACTGGGAGAAAATTTATAATAtcgtgaagaagatgcgcgagGATAATCCGACCGCCCCGGTGGATACCATGGGCTGTTCAGATCTGTACTGGCGAGCATCATCGCCGCGGGATCGTCGGTTCCAGACCCTGATCGCACTGATGCTTTCATCTCAAACCAAAGACACCGTTACTGCCGTCGCAATGCAACGCCTTCATACCGAACTCTGCAACGAGCAGCAGCCGGATCGGATCAAGACGGTTAAAAAGGAAGAGTCGGAATCTCCGACCCGAGTCAAAATCAAGCCCGACCCTGACAACTCCTCCACCGTTCTCTCCGTGCCCGAAAAAGACAGTGATTTAAATCTGGAAAATATCCTCGCCGTCTCCCCGACTCACTTGAACTCGCTGATTGACAAGGTCGGGTTCCACAATAACAAAACCAAATACATCAAAGCCGCTGCTCTGATCCTCCGCGACGAATACAATGGTGACATCCCTTCGACACCGGAAGGGCTCATGCGACTCCCCGGCGTTGGGCCCAAAATGGCCTATCTGTGTATGAGTGCCGCTTGGGGCAAGCATGAAGGGATCGGCGTTGACGTGCACGTTCACCGCATCACGAATCTATGGGGATGGCATAAGACCAAGACGCCCGAGGAGACGAGAATTGCGCTCCAGTCCTGGTTACCCAAGGAGAAGTGGCATGAAATCAACAAGCTGCTTGTGGGACTCGGTCAAACGGCTTGTCAACCGGTGAAGAGGAGATGTGGAGAGTGTTATCTGGCAGGGACCAGGCTTTGCAAGAGCGAGATCAAGGGGCTGAGTCCGGTCAAGCAGGAGGTGGGGTTGAAATTGA TTGCAACATCAATTAAGGTCTTCCACTTGCCCGACAAGAGCTcctccatccaccatcaCTGGAATAGGTGTGGACCCCCTCCAATCCTCGGTTTCCCCGCGGCGGGGATAGACCGCCCAACTTTTTATCCCCGAGCGCGCGCGTCATTTCAGCAAATCCCATTCATACAGCTCCATATTTTGTATTTTCCCCCTCACAACACAACACGCCCCCTCAAAAACGCACCACTCTACATCCCTACCACCATAAACCCACAAATCGACCATTTACTTTCCGACGCCTCACGCCCTTTCGAAAATCCGGCCCCCCATGGCCCCCGCTCCAACCcccatttccatctccgcaTTCGCCGAgacccagctccagctcttGCTCCACGAGCACGAAGCAGAAGTCGCATCCTCTTCGCTCGCATCCACCGCGGCGTCTGTGTCCCCTCGACACGACGAACTCTCCAAGCAACAGGCTACGCGCTGACTGGTTTGGTGCTCTCGTCGTGCCGGACGGGTCTGGGCGGTCGTGCGGTGGGTGAATTCACGCCTGATCCGGCAATTGCTTCGACAGGCGGGAAGACGTCggacggtggtggtggggatTCACGGACCTCGGACGGTCAGCCGCGATTGGGATCGCATGGAATTCGAGTGGGAGATGTTGTTCGCGTGAACGATGTGTCTGGTGGATCGGCGAAGAAAGCGGGTAAGGAcaaggagaaggggaaagatggagagaagggTGGTCCGGAGGGGGTGGTGACCAGAGTGAGTGATAAGGCTATTTGGATAGCGTTTGGGCAGAGAGGTGGGGGTGGACGgtccaaggaggaggatgaggctaTTGAAGAGTTGTGGGGGAAGAAGCTTTGGGC GATCAAGCTTGCGAATGATGTCACTTATAGACG AATGAGGCAGACGATGGACAAGATGGTCAAGATGACTGAAGCGGACCATTCACATTTTATGCGGGTTGCTTTCGGCCATACGACCCCTTTACAACCAGACTATGAAAGCGTTGGAGAAGTCGAATTCACTGACTCGTCTTTGAACGATTCGCAAAAGGATGCGATTCGATTCGCTCTGGCCGCCAAGGATATTGCTCTGATTCACGGTCCGCCAGGTACCGGCAAGACCCATACCCTCATTGAACTCATCATGCAGATGATTCAGCGAAAAAAGAGAATCCTCGTGTGCGGGCCCTCGAATATATCGGTGGATAACATTGTCGAGCGTCTCGCTCCACGAAAAGTGCCCGTGGTCCGAATCGGCCATCCGGCTCGCCTTCTCCCCTCGGTGATGGAGCATTCTCTAGAAGTTCTCACCCAAACTTCGGACGCGGCTAGTATTGTCAAAGACGTTCGaaaagagatggatgaaaagcAATCAAGTATTCGGAAGACAAGGACGGGGCGCGAACGTCGGGCTATCTACGATGATCTGAAGCTGCTACGGAAGGAATATCGCGAGCGCGAATCCAAGTGCGTCGAGAATCTCGTGCGTGAGAGCAGCGTGGTCGTGGCAACCCTTCACGGTGCCGGAGGTCATCAATTGAAGAATCAGAAATTCGACGTCGTGATCATCGATGAGGCCAGTCAAGCTCTTGAGGCGCAGTGCTGGATCTCCCTGCTATCCGCAGACAAGGTAGTCCTCGCGGGCGACCACTTGCAGTTGCCTCCGACGGTCAAATCCGCCAAGGTGAATGCCAGAGAACAAGACAATAAAGCCTTGGGGAAGGGGGATCCGGCAAATGTTGACCACAAAGAGATCCTACGTGGGGCCTCGCTGGAGCGGACCCTCTTCGATCGCCTGTTGGCGCTACACGGGCCGGGGATCAAGCGGATGCTGACGACTCAATATCGAATGCACGAAATGATCATGCGCTTTCCTTCGGATGAACTCTACGAGGCTAAGCTAATCGCCGCTGATGCGGTCAAGGATCGATTGCTGGCAGACCTTCCGTACGAAATCCAAGACACCGATGATACCCAGGAGCCACTCGTCTTCTGGGACACACAGGGTGGTGATTTTCCGGAAAAGACAGAGGACAGTGATgttgggaagaaagaggctTTACTGGGAGATAGTAAAAGCAACGAGATGGAAGCACTGGTGGTTGCCCGCCATGTGGACACGTTGATCACTGCGGGGGTTCGCGCGGAGGACATTGCCGTGATCACGCCTTACAATGGCCAACTGGCCCTTCTATCACAGATGCTGCGCGAAAAATACCCCGGTCTGGAACTGGGTAGCGTTGACGGCTTCCAAGGTCGCGAGAAGGAAGCTGTGGTCGTGAGTCTCGTGCGGAGTAACCCAGAGCACGAGGTCGGGTTTCTGGGCGAGAAACGTCGGTTGAACGGTGAGTCCATGCGGTGCTGGGGAACCCCCTCACTCTGTTGCGATCTTTCATTCCTATTGGCAGCGGCAACCTATTTTGGTCAATCGCGGTTTGAGATAGATGAACACGGCTAA
- a CDS encoding Ubiquitin-conjugating enzyme E2 pex4, whose protein sequence is MARPSTNTTQRLIRELKDYSKNPNEALLHLGPVDDEDLLRWEAVLKGVNGTPYEGGLWHLRIAIPPNYPLAPPTIHFTTRISHPNISFTTGEICLTLLTTEHWSPVYTLSSTLTAIHQLLTDPQPDSPLNVDVAALLRDGDLPAWESVVRYWTGEERWQGGALTGR, encoded by the exons ATGGCCAGACCCTCCACCAACACGACGCAGCGTCTCATCCGCGAGCTGAAAGATTACTCCAAGAACCCCAACGAGGCccttctccacctcggcCCCGTCGATGACGAAGATCTTCTCCGCTGGGAAGCCGTGCTAAAGGGCGTCAACGGGACACCCTATGAAG GTGGCCTGTGGCATCTTCGAATCGCAATCCCACCAAATTATCCCCTTGCACCACCGACCATCCACTTCACCACGCGGATATCTCATCCAAACATCTCTTTTACGACGGGGGAGATCTGTCTGACCCTCTTGACGACTGAGCACTGGAGTCCGGTCTACACGCTCTCCTCCACACTGACTGCGATTCACCAGCTTTTGACTGATCCACAGCCTGACTCGCCGTTGAATGTGGATGTGGCGGCGCTGCTTCGCGACGGCGATTTGCCGGCATGGGAGAGTGTAGTGCGATACTGGACGGGGGAGGAAAGGTGGCAGGGTGGCGCGTTGACAGGACGGTGA